In Acidimicrobiia bacterium, the sequence TCGTGTTCGTCACGCTGTACGTGCTCAAGAGCTGGGAAACCGTGTCGGGCGGCAACTCGGGCGCGTCGATGCCCATCGAGGTACGGCTCTTCGGCTTGGACTTCGCCGATCTCGGTGGCGACGACGACATCTTCCTGGGGGATCTTCCGTTTCGAAAGGGCGCGGAGCTGTTCAGTCGCAACCACGGGCTGATGTACCTCATCTGGGGCTTCGTGGCCGTCGCCGCGCTGCTGTGCAAGAACATCGTCCGCTCTCGTCCCGGGCGCGCGCTCCAAGCGGTTCGCGATCGCGACGTCGCGGCCGCCGTCGTGGGTGTGAGCCTCTTCCGAGCCAAGGTTGGCGCGTTCGTGATCTCGAGCGCGCTCGCCACGCTCGCCGGTGTGTTCTACGGGCTCTACATCCAATACGCGGTGGCCGACGAGGCCGCGTTCGGGCTTCCCCTGTCGATCCAGTTCCTGGCGATCATCGTGGTCGGTGGCATCGGCACCACCTACGGCCCGATCATCGGCGCACTGCTCATCGCCACGATTCCCAAGTTCATCGGGTTCCTCTCCGACCTCCCGCTCATCAAGGAGATCTTCACCGAGACGCCCGGCGAGGTCGGGTTCTCCGAGGGGAACTTCGCCGCGGTCCTGTACGCCTTGCTGATCATCGTCGGGCTGATCACGCAGCCCCATGGCCTGGCGGGTATTTCGCGGCGAATTGGGGGATACTTCCGGTCCTGGCCGCTGGCCCGGTAAAGCACCCCGCCAGCAGCACACGAACACAGGGGGAGATGGATGCGAACTCCGAGTCCGAGGAAGTTCCTGACCGGCGTGCTCGCCGTAGCCATGGTGGCTGCGTTCGCCGGACCAGCAGGGGCTGGCGGGAAGGCACCCGCGGAGACCGCCGGCTTCGACGGCGACAC encodes:
- a CDS encoding branched-chain amino acid ABC transporter permease, producing MSRARGMLRNYAQDVRLVRSPKGFIGVAALVVLFLGLPLFVNDSWANIFVIAGYSAIAALGLNLLTGYTGLPSLGTAGFIALGAFCASYLGRPEDALPPGGLDWAFWKYALAALAIGAGVGFVVGLPALRLRGVYLSIATLAIVFVTLYVLKSWETVSGGNSGASMPIEVRLFGLDFADLGGDDDIFLGDLPFRKGAELFSRNHGLMYLIWGFVAVAALLCKNIVRSRPGRALQAVRDRDVAAAVVGVSLFRAKVGAFVISSALATLAGVFYGLYIQYAVADEAAFGLPLSIQFLAIIVVGGIGTTYGPIIGALLIATIPKFIGFLSDLPLIKEIFTETPGEVGFSEGNFAAVLYALLIIVGLITQPHGLAGISRRIGGYFRSWPLAR